The stretch of DNA ACTTCTGCGGTTCGGAGTTCCTTTGTTCGATATTCTGCGGTTTAATATCCTTTTGCGAAAATCCTTCTAAAAAAACAAGAAGTTCAACGTCAGTAGTACTCGTATATCATAGGGGATTCCATTATGGCCGAAACAACGTCGACACTGTGGTCTGACTTGCGCGAAGCAGTTCGCGGAAGCCATTCGCACGATTACACAGAGGCTCCGATGGGGAAAGCTGTGCTTCTGCTGGCTGTGCCGATGGTTCTGGAAACTTTCATGGAATCGATTTTTGCGGTTGTCGATATCTTCTTCGTTTCCCGCCGGGGTCCGGCCTCTATGGCAACGGTTGGGTTAACAGAAGCGATGTTGACGATCCTGTACTCGATTGCAATCGGACTGTGCATGGGTGCAGCCGCGATCGTGGCACGGCGAACCGGAGAGAAGAATCCGGATGGCGCTGCAATTGCGGCGGTTCAGGCGATCCTTCTTGGAGTTGCTGTTTCTGTGCCCATCGCGATTTTTGGTGGATTCTTCGCGCCGCAACTGCTCGGTTTGATGGGCGCTTCCCAGGAAGTGATTCGCGTAGGCGCCGGCTATACGCGCATGATGTTTGCCGGAAATGCAACGATTGTCTTTTTGTTTTTGATCAATGCAATCTTTCGCGGAGCCGGCGATGCAGCCATCGCAATGCGCGTACTCTGGTTTGCAAATGCCATCAACATTGCGCTGGGTCCTTGTTTTATTTTCGGTCTCGGTCCCTTTCCTGAGCTCGGAGTTACGGGAGCGGCAATCGCCACAAATATCGGACGTGGAACGGGCGTTCTGTACCAACTGAGCAAGTTGATTCGAGGTCATGGCCGCATTCAGATCCGCCGGGAACATTTGAAACTGGACACGTCCGTTATTCGTTCGATGATTCGAATCTCCGGCACCGGAATTATTCAATCGCTGGTGGGAACAACCAGCTGGCTTGGTTTGATCCGGATTCTTTCCGGTTTTGGCAGCGCAGCAGTTGCAGGGTATACCGTTGGAATCCGCATCATCATTTTCGCATTGCTTCCTTCCTGGGGTATGAGCAACGCTGCAGCCACACTTGTCGGACAAAACCTCGGCGCCGGCAAGCCGGATCGCGCTGAAAAATCCGTCTGGATAACTTGCAAGTTCAATTTTTACTTTCTCGGTAGCATCGGATTGCTTTTCATTCTTCTCGCAGAACCGATTATTGCGATTTTTACAACGGATCCGACGGCCATGCCTTACGCGATTCTATGCCTTCGCATCGTAAGCTTCGGATTTATCTTTTACGCCTACGGAATGGTTTTGACGAATGCTTTTAACGGCGCAGGAGATACAGCAACTCCCACTCGCATCAACCTGTTTTGTTTCTGGCTGTGGGAAGTTCCTCTCGGATGGTTGCTCGCAAGGACCTTTGGTTTCGGGCCAACCGGAGTCTTTCTCGCGATCACGATTGCCTTTTCCACTCTTGCGGTTGTCAGCGCAATCCTGTTCAAGCGTGGTCACTGGAAAACAAGGAAAGTGTAGAATCAGATCTTATGGAACAAGTGATCAATATTGATGGAAAACTGCTCCCGGCAGCGGAAGCCAGAATTTCGGTTTTCGATCGGGGGTTTCTTTTCGGCGATAGCATTTATGAAACACTGCGTACGTATGGCGGGAAGCCATTTTTAATGGATCGTCATTTGCAGCGTTTGGTGAACTCAGCAAACATGCTGTTCATGGAATTACCGGTGGATCTGCAGGAGTTTTCGCGGCAAGTCAGCAGAACGGTGGAAGCCTCTTCTAACGTGGAATGCTACATCCGGATCATTGTCACGCGCGGCGCAGGCAGGATTGGTCTGGATGTGAATCTCAGCAAACAGCCGAGCTACGTAATCATTGTAATTCCGCTGGAACCTCCCTCCCCGCAATTCTATGAAACTGGCATCAAGGTTTCGGTTGTATCGGTGCGCCGCAACGACATCACGACTCTGAATCCAAAAATCAAAAGCAGCAATCTTTTAAACAATGTTCTTGCATATGTTCAGGCAAAGAAGGAAGGGTCGTTTGAGGGAATTCTTTGCAACATGGCGGGGAATGTAGCCGAAGGAACCGGAAGCAATATTTTCATCGTGCAAAACGGAAAATTGAAAACTCCGCCGCCGGAAGCCGGTTTGCTGGAAGGTGTAACACGAGCGTTGACTCTGGACCTTGCGGCCGCAGAAAACGTTCCGTTTGAAGAAGCGCATTTCACACCGCGGGAGCTGCTACAGGGTGATGAATGTTTCATAACAAGCACGACCAAAGAGATTCTTCCTGTCAGACAGGTGGATGGCAAAGAGTTTTCGGTCGTGCCGGGGCCAGTTACAAAACGATTGATGCATGCGTATAAAAAATTTGTAAAGCATCAACAGATTGGTTAAATTATGGAAACCATGGATGATATGCTGCGCGTCACCTATTACCAGGAAATCATACCGGGAGAAGGCATCAATGCTGATTTTACGATTGAGCCTGATTCGATCACGCAGCGCTCTGATGGAATTGCACCGGGTGATTATCTGGCAGGTCCGCTGCAGGGAACTTTTGTGCTGGATTTTCCCACCTTTGACCGCTGGCGCAGAGTGTTGTGCCGTGCGGCTCTGGAATTTGAAGCAGAAAGTGTCTGGAGCAGTCCCGATGCTTTTTCCGGCGAACCATTCTACGAGCTCATTCAGTGCGAAAGGCGGAATGTGTTCGGGCCACGCACGAGTTTGAAACTCGCCGAAGATTTCACAAAAATGGAAGAAGAAGTAGAACAACGAGCTTCTACACAGGTGGAGCTGAAGGAATTTCAGTTTTTTATGGATATCTACCAGCTTTTTAAGAAAGCGTTCGTCGTTTCCAGCAACTCCGGCTGCACAATCTTTTCTAACTGAATCAGAAGCACCGCAGAGACGGTAAGACACAGAGAATAAACAGATTTTTTCCTATCTTTGCGCCTCAGAGTCTCTGCGGTGTTGCTAAGGCTTACTGCACTGTATCCGTTTTTTTCTTGCGGGGTTTCTTTTTCGGTGTTTCTACCGGCACCAGCGCTTTTTCGACATGTCTTCCGATCCACATCTGAATTTTTTTGACAATCGGTTCCGGAACGAGAACCTCGGCATTTTTCATCCCCTTTTGAACCGTTTCCAGCAAGTCTTTTTCACCGACCCAATGCGACCGAACGATAGCAGGATCGACCCAGTTCAGGATCACATTCAAAGCAAAAGCACTGAGAACGAAATCATCCAGCATTCCGAAGAGACCGCTAAAAATCTCTGGAATGAAATCAATAGGAGCGAAAATGTATGCGAGCACTGCTCCTACGAAAATCTTTACTTTCTTGTCGACTCGCGAATCCATGAGAAGACCAATCAAAAGACGGGCAAAGTGCATTACCGTTCTTGCATAACGGATCAGCCTTTCTCTGATCCGTTCCGGTTCTCCAGCAGTGAGAGCCTTCACGCCTGCACTGGAACTGTTCGGTACTTCATACTCGGTTGATGAATTCATTTCAAACTCCTGACTAAAATACAATATATATTTTAGCTACGTGTTGCACGAGGAATATGTTCGCTGCCAGAGCTCCGCAGGCGAGACGCCCCGCGCTACTTTGTTTATTCTGCCGAAAGAACGATTATGACGCGGCACTCCTTCAATACAGTTGTTTCCGCTGCGATTTGTTGGAGTTTCGCCATGTCTTCTTCATTCAGAACGAGATTCGTTTGCATCTTTCCGTCCGCGGCGATGGAGGAGAGAATCAAGGGATTGTCGCCCTGTCTGCGCGGTGTTTTTGCCGGCGCAGTTTGCGCAGGATAACTCACACGAATGACGAGCGCCTTCGGAAACAGTTTTGAAATAGATGCATCGCGCGATACGACAGCGTAGGATGCCATTCCACGCTTCTGCAAATCCTCTTTATTCACCTGGCCGACTGCGTACACCTCTTCTTTCTTCTCATTTTGAATTTTCGGGAAGAGGGAAGCATTCGCTTGCACCTTTCGGGCATCGATCACCAGACCCGTAAACGCGCGCGCGTCTGACAGTGGAAACTTTTTCGCTTCTGCTCCTGCGCCCGGAGGCGTTTCCTTGTCGGGCTGAACCGGCTGTTTTACCGGAGGTGGAGGCGGTGGAGTATAGTAACCGAGCACAGCCAGCGTTAAGCCTTTCACTCCGCGGACCGGAGCCTGAACTGTGACGTGCACAGTCGTTCCTGTTTTGGATTTCGTCACAACTTCTGATCCTTGAACAAAACCCTCTAATGCAAAACTCATTCGTGGCTCTTGACCTGTTCTGTTCCGGTCATCCAAGGGAATGTCTTTTATGATTTCTAAAAGATGCGCCCTCGCATCTACTTCCGCCGCTCTTGTGGCTTTGTCTTCTCCATTCGGACCTGTATCCGTAATCTCTCCTTTGCCATGAGCGATGATAAAACCTTCGCCCCAATTTACTTCTCCCTGCGGATATTTCTGAACAAAGCTGTTCATCGAATCGCCGAGCCTCTCGCGTTCCGGCTGCTGGCTTCTTACATACTCCGCTGGAACCAGGACTTCTGCCTGAATCTTTACCCAGTAACGATTCTTCCTTTGTTGTTCCGCCAGAACTTGAAACTTCAATTTTGCCGCCGCAGAGGCAATGATCTTTCGTGCTTCGGGAAGCTCCTCTATCCGGATGAAGGTCCCGTACGCTTTTTCGACAGCTGCCCGCGCCGCCATGGACAATGCGATGGTACGCGCTGCGGCCACATCGTCGTTTTGAATAGCAACATCCTGTTCAGCCGTAACGGCGACCATTCGCCCATCCTGCGAAAAAACGAAAGTAGCGATTTGACAGAGAAGTAATAGAAGAAGAGCAAACCGGTATTTCATAAAGACTCCGTTAATGCTTTGAGTTTATTGACCACGGACATTGCTTCGGCGCCGGATACTCTGCGCGAAGCATGGAAGCGTCCATCCGCATCCAGACTGATGACCTCTGATGAGAGCGGCCGTGCGACAAGACGATAATACAAATGACCGGGCGGAATATCCGGAATCACCAGATCAGGATTTACCGGAAATTGTTTTTGACCGCTCAGTTCGACTATTTCCAGGATGCGCGACGCAGCTTTTGCAAGCTCCACTTTGGTCACCAGCTGACTCGGCTGAAAAGTACGATTGGGATAGACGTCCATAATTCCGAGACTCACGACTTTTTGAATGTAATTTTGCGCCCAGTGCTGAATGATATCTACAACGATTTGTTGATTTTCCGATCTGTACTTCTGGAGCGTTTCCAGGTTTACTGCGAGGTACGCTGCCAGTTGAGCGCGCGTAATCTCGGGAGAATTCGGAATGCTCTGATATTCCACCGGTAGATTTTCGATGAAGATTCGCTTTTTTACATCGTCCAAACGCTGCTGGATAGCGGTATCGCCGGGCTTTTGCAGCGCAATCTCTTCATAAAGAATTCTGGCTTGCTGATAGTCTTGAAGTTGAAACAAACAATCCGCGAGCTGATTTTTTACGGCAAGATCCTCCGGAGATTTTTCGATCGCGATCCGCAAATAATCAGCGGCCTCCCGGCAGTTGTTCTCTTTCAAAAGAATTGTGGCAATCTCCACCGGTATCTGTGGAACCTCCGGTGCCATGTTGTGCGCCGCTTTGAGGTATCTCAATGCTTCCTCAGGATTGGATTCTGCAAGCTCGCGGCCCTTGTTTAAATATTGCTCCGTCGCTTTCAATTTTAGAATATTTTGCGCCTGTCCAAGCGCCGGATAGTCAGGATCGATCCTGGCTACTTCGCTCAACTCCTCCAGAGCGAAGGTATACTTCTGCTGGCCTTCTAATACATTAGCAAGAAGGAAGTGAGCCTGGGCATAATCCGGATTGATTTCGATTGCTTTACGGATGTAACTCTCGGCGTACTCGATATTGTTTTCCGCGAGGTAACTGTATCCGAGCGCAAGATAAGCCGGATAGTAATCAGAAGATTTCTGCACAACGCGAAAGAGTTTTGCTCTCGCTTTTTCCTGATTCCCACGGAGATATTCCGCATAACCGGCTCGATAATCAGGATTTGGGGCAAGCTCGGTCCCCCGCATCGGATCCGCAAGACCTGCGTTTGGCGGAACGACTGGCGCAGGAGTGGTAGCACACGCTGAAAGGAGAATTAAGGCAAACAGGAGCAGGAAAAGGGAATCAGGAATGCGCGTAGTGACGCAATTTTTCAGCGAGTTTTTTGGGAACCTCAACGTCCAGTTCAACATGTCCATCTGTATAATTTTTGCCGTAAACTTTGCCCTGGTGGTGGAGCTGCGCGATCAGCGACTGCTCCTGCAGCGGGATGGATAACTGAACCCGTTGCCAGAACGCTTTCAGCGTATTTGCGATTGCTTCGACCAGCTCCTCGAGGCCTTCGCCTGTCTCGGCTGAAATTGCAACGACTTCTCCGAGCCGATTGCGGAAAGATTGTAACATGCTGGCATCGTTTTCTAACAGATCGATTTTGTTCAAAACGTGAAGCACCGGCTTGTGATCCACGCCCAGTTCTCGAATCGTCTGACTCACTGCCTCGATCTGTTCGTCCACGTTCGGGTTGGAAGCATCGATGACATGCAAAAGGACATGCGCCTGAATGACTTCTTCCAGAGTTGCGCGAAAGGCGGCGATCAATTCGTGTGGAATTTTTTGGATGAATCCAACCGTATCTGAAATCAATATGAGCTGTTTGTTTGCTGCACGAATGCTTTTCATGGCAGGATCCAGAGTCGCAAAAAGGATCGGAGATGCAAGACCTTTGGAACCGGTCAGGCGGTTGAACAGCGTGGTTTTTCCGGCGTTAGTGTATCCAATTAAGGCAACGATCGGCAGAGGGATTTCGCTGCGAGAACTGCGCTGAAGCTGCCGGATCTGTTTTACATGTTCCAGTTGTTTCAACAGGCGGGTTCTGCGTTCGCGCAGCCGCCGTCTGTCAAACTCCAGTTTTGTTTCTCCGGGGCCTCGTGTTCCGATACCACCGCCGAGTCGCGAAAGCATCATCCCTTTTCCCGTCAATCTTGGCAATAAATAATCAATTTGCGCGAGTTCCACCTGGAGTTTGCCTTCCGAAGTTTTGGCGCGTTGCGCAAAAATATCCAGAATGAGCTGCGTACGATCCAGCACTTTTCGATCCAGCAATTTCTCGATGTTCCGCATCTGAGCGGGCGAGAGAGGGTCATCGAAGAGCACAACATCGATGTCATGGCCGTCGCAGAATTCTTTGATCTCCTCAAGTTTTCCTTTGCCGCAGTAATAGGCCGGGTCCATCCTGGGTTTCTCCTGAAGATACATCTTTTTTACATCCGCTCCGGCAGTAACCGCGAGCGTGCTGAGCTCTTCAAGAGAT from bacterium encodes:
- a CDS encoding MATE family efflux transporter; the encoded protein is MAETTSTLWSDLREAVRGSHSHDYTEAPMGKAVLLLAVPMVLETFMESIFAVVDIFFVSRRGPASMATVGLTEAMLTILYSIAIGLCMGAAAIVARRTGEKNPDGAAIAAVQAILLGVAVSVPIAIFGGFFAPQLLGLMGASQEVIRVGAGYTRMMFAGNATIVFLFLINAIFRGAGDAAIAMRVLWFANAINIALGPCFIFGLGPFPELGVTGAAIATNIGRGTGVLYQLSKLIRGHGRIQIRREHLKLDTSVIRSMIRISGTGIIQSLVGTTSWLGLIRILSGFGSAAVAGYTVGIRIIIFALLPSWGMSNAAATLVGQNLGAGKPDRAEKSVWITCKFNFYFLGSIGLLFILLAEPIIAIFTTDPTAMPYAILCLRIVSFGFIFYAYGMVLTNAFNGAGDTATPTRINLFCFWLWEVPLGWLLARTFGFGPTGVFLAITIAFSTLAVVSAILFKRGHWKTRKV
- a CDS encoding aminotransferase class IV; its protein translation is MEQVINIDGKLLPAAEARISVFDRGFLFGDSIYETLRTYGGKPFLMDRHLQRLVNSANMLFMELPVDLQEFSRQVSRTVEASSNVECYIRIIVTRGAGRIGLDVNLSKQPSYVIIVIPLEPPSPQFYETGIKVSVVSVRRNDITTLNPKIKSSNLLNNVLAYVQAKKEGSFEGILCNMAGNVAEGTGSNIFIVQNGKLKTPPPEAGLLEGVTRALTLDLAAAENVPFEEAHFTPRELLQGDECFITSTTKEILPVRQVDGKEFSVVPGPVTKRLMHAYKKFVKHQQIG
- a CDS encoding DUF1232 domain-containing protein, producing MNSSTEYEVPNSSSAGVKALTAGEPERIRERLIRYARTVMHFARLLIGLLMDSRVDKKVKIFVGAVLAYIFAPIDFIPEIFSGLFGMLDDFVLSAFALNVILNWVDPAIVRSHWVGEKDLLETVQKGMKNAEVLVPEPIVKKIQMWIGRHVEKALVPVETPKKKPRKKKTDTVQ
- a CDS encoding tetratricopeptide repeat protein codes for the protein MLNWTLRFPKNSLKNCVTTRIPDSLFLLLFALILLSACATTPAPVVPPNAGLADPMRGTELAPNPDYRAGYAEYLRGNQEKARAKLFRVVQKSSDYYPAYLALGYSYLAENNIEYAESYIRKAIEINPDYAQAHFLLANVLEGQQKYTFALEELSEVARIDPDYPALGQAQNILKLKATEQYLNKGRELAESNPEEALRYLKAAHNMAPEVPQIPVEIATILLKENNCREAADYLRIAIEKSPEDLAVKNQLADCLFQLQDYQQARILYEEIALQKPGDTAIQQRLDDVKKRIFIENLPVEYQSIPNSPEITRAQLAAYLAVNLETLQKYRSENQQIVVDIIQHWAQNYIQKVVSLGIMDVYPNRTFQPSQLVTKVELAKAASRILEIVELSGQKQFPVNPDLVIPDIPPGHLYYRLVARPLSSEVISLDADGRFHASRRVSGAEAMSVVNKLKALTESL
- the hflX gene encoding GTPase HflX, yielding MHKKTHLTNLLPPKEKAVAVGIYTRRSGKWKEEQSLEELSTLAVTAGADVKKMYLQEKPRMDPAYYCGKGKLEEIKEFCDGHDIDVVLFDDPLSPAQMRNIEKLLDRKVLDRTQLILDIFAQRAKTSEGKLQVELAQIDYLLPRLTGKGMMLSRLGGGIGTRGPGETKLEFDRRRLRERRTRLLKQLEHVKQIRQLQRSSRSEIPLPIVALIGYTNAGKTTLFNRLTGSKGLASPILFATLDPAMKSIRAANKQLILISDTVGFIQKIPHELIAAFRATLEEVIQAHVLLHVIDASNPNVDEQIEAVSQTIRELGVDHKPVLHVLNKIDLLENDASMLQSFRNRLGEVVAISAETGEGLEELVEAIANTLKAFWQRVQLSIPLQEQSLIAQLHHQGKVYGKNYTDGHVELDVEVPKKLAEKLRHYAHS